A window of Cyanobacteriota bacterium genomic DNA:
GCATGAGTCGCCAGCGTCGCCGTGCCCTAACCCAAGCAGCCGCTGAGCTAGCCCAGAAAAAGTTTCAACTGCAAAAGATGGGGGATGAGGGCGTTAATAGCAGTGAAATCGATCGCATTAGGACTAAGTTGCGCCAAATTTCCCTAGGCTAGTTACCAGCCCCAAGTGCCAGCCCCTCCCTTAAAGGGGCCAACGATCGCGCTCGTAATCCAACCACCGTAGAAGTTGCCAGGCTGGGGCTGAACTTGCTCATCATTCACAAAACAAGCATCCATTGGCTCGGCATAGAAGGCAATGTAATCCTTGATGGCAGCAAACGACGGGGTAGGATTTGGGTAAAACCAAGCAGCACCTTCGGCCCGCTTACCATTCACCACAACGGTATAGTAGCCTGCTTGCCCTTTCCATTCACAGTAGGTAGTGCGGGGCAGCCGCTCTAGGCAGTCTAAGCGCACGTCCTCAGGGGGAATGTAGTAAACCGGAGGATGACTGGTTTCTAGCACCCGCCTGCCGCGGACAGAATCAGCAATGGTCACACCATTGAAGATCACCCGAAGCCGATGGGGACAGTCTTCCCAGCGGGGCGGTCGAGGATAGTCCCAAACAGACTCCTGCCCAGGGCCGGGTTCAATCCGCTGTGGGAACGATGGGAACACCATGAAACTGCCTGCAAACAACAAGCTCAATTGTACTCAATTTTGGGGTATTTCGCCTCGTAGTCTGGGCAGTGAATGGCAGCTTCAGACATGGCTATGGTGGGGTTTACTGGACACTTGAGGCGATAGTCACCCGTGTAAAATCGACACTCGGTACAGGGGATTTGATGCATACGTTGGGCGCTAGCGAGGCTGGCTCGTGCCATAGACCACAAGTTCCAACTGGTGAATAGCACCAAGACCCAAGCACTGACTAGACAAATGGGCACAAGGACAGGTTGCAACCAATGGATTACGACGTGCACGATGGTGGCGATCGTCAGCAATATCAACATGGCTAGACTAAAAAATGTGCGTGACAGCATCCTATCAATGTTGCTGCGATCGGGAATCACCACTTAACGAAATGTGAAGTGTAGGAGCATCTAAGCTGTCACCGTGGAGTCATTGAGACACGTGGTCAATGGTCACTGTGCCGTCCGCTGCTACCCAGGCAATGTGGCCAATCCCTCGACGTTGGGCGATCGTCCGCGCAGTCTGGGGGTCATCTAGGGCTAGGTGCAACTCTACCCTGGTGAGGGCTGCGGTCGATCGGAGTTGCTGGGCATGGCGAAAGGCATTGGTGTATGCCTGGGGCGATAGGGGCACCACTAACCAGTCACTAGCAGGCACCTGAGTTGGCAGGTGGTTAGTCGTTAACAGGGACTGCCGCAACTCTTCAATATCCAGGGAAAACCCAATGCCAGGACAATGCTCTCCCCTGGGGTGATAGAGGCTCAGAAGTTGGTCGTAGCGGCCCCCTCGCCCTATAACCCGTTGTCCGCTGGCACCGTCACACACTACCTCAAAGACAATACCCGTGTAATAGTCAAAGGTCTGGATTAGGCTGAGGTCTAGGATGATGGTGTGGTGTTGATCGGTGGGCAGCAACTCTACCAGGGCCTTGAGATTATTGACAGCTTCCTGTTGGGGCAGTTCTAGGGGCAACTGAGCCACCTGTTGGAGCACATCGGCAGGTGTACCCCGTAAATCCATTAACATGAGGGCATGGTGACGCAACTGCTCATCGATGGGTAAGGTTTCGAGGGTGAGGCGATCAAGGTGGGCAATGGCACGGCGCACAGTTTGTCGTAACGGTGATGGAAAGCTAGAGAGAAGCGATCGGGTCAGTCCTGCCTCGCCTAGAATCAGATACCAGTGTTCAACTTGTACCTGTTGCAGGCAATCGATGAGTAGCAAAATCACTTCAGCATCAGCTAAAACACCACCAACCCCCAGCAACTCTACCCCTGCTTGATAAAACTCAAGTTGGCGATCGTGACTAGTGCGGTTTGCCCGCCGAAACACATTAGCGTTGTAGCAAAGCCGCTGTGGATAAGCCGACCCGGCCATGCGGGTGGCCACGGTGCGCACGATAGAGGCTGTCAGCTCTGGGCGTAAACCCAAGACATCATCGTCGGTGCCCTGGAGTTGAATCACCGATGATGGCTGCACAGCTCCTCCTGCTACCAGGGTATCTAGCCGCTCCAGGGTAGAAGTGAGAATTTGATGATAGCCCCAGCGCTGAAAAACCTGATGCAGATGCTGCTCAATCCAACTTGTTTGCAAAACGTCGATCGGCAGTAGATCCCTTGCACCCGCAGGTAGTTGATAAGTCATGGCTAACTATTTCTTCTTGTTGCCACCGCCAAATAGGCCCCCAAACAGACCACCACCCTTGTTAGGAGGAGCCGACTTCGGGGCCGACTTCGGACTAGCAGCGGTCGCCTTGCCAGCAGCAACTTTGTCTAACTGTTTCTTCCCTTTCAGGGCTTCCTCATTGTGAGGTTCAATCTCCAAGGCTTTATTGAAGTGAATGCGGGCCATGGTTATCTGGTTTTGGCTGAGATAAATCGTGCCCAACATACTGTGACACTTAGCATTATTAGGCTC
This region includes:
- a CDS encoding ATP phosphoribosyltransferase regulatory subunit, whose translation is MTYQLPAGARDLLPIDVLQTSWIEQHLHQVFQRWGYHQILTSTLERLDTLVAGGAVQPSSVIQLQGTDDDVLGLRPELTASIVRTVATRMAGSAYPQRLCYNANVFRRANRTSHDRQLEFYQAGVELLGVGGVLADAEVILLLIDCLQQVQVEHWYLILGEAGLTRSLLSSFPSPLRQTVRRAIAHLDRLTLETLPIDEQLRHHALMLMDLRGTPADVLQQVAQLPLELPQQEAVNNLKALVELLPTDQHHTIILDLSLIQTFDYYTGIVFEVVCDGASGQRVIGRGGRYDQLLSLYHPRGEHCPGIGFSLDIEELRQSLLTTNHLPTQVPASDWLVVPLSPQAYTNAFRHAQQLRSTAALTRVELHLALDDPQTARTIAQRRGIGHIAWVAADGTVTIDHVSQ
- a CDS encoding DUF427 domain-containing protein: MVFPSFPQRIEPGPGQESVWDYPRPPRWEDCPHRLRVIFNGVTIADSVRGRRVLETSHPPVYYIPPEDVRLDCLERLPRTTYCEWKGQAGYYTVVVNGKRAEGAAWFYPNPTPSFAAIKDYIAFYAEPMDACFVNDEQVQPQPGNFYGGWITSAIVGPFKGGAGTWGW